A window of Longispora fulva contains these coding sequences:
- a CDS encoding winged helix-turn-helix transcriptional regulator → MNVRDFDDVFDLVHRRCTLEILTALESGHARWTALLHDITPRPHSKTFGDAIRHLVLDGYVRQQADAHGAYYELTESGTALIAIVRDFVDHLEQWRILLADGYLAA, encoded by the coding sequence GTGAACGTTCGTGACTTCGATGACGTGTTCGATCTGGTGCACCGGCGGTGCACTCTGGAGATCCTCACCGCCCTGGAATCAGGCCATGCCCGGTGGACGGCCCTGCTGCACGACATCACCCCGCGCCCGCACAGCAAGACTTTCGGCGACGCTATTCGACACCTCGTGCTCGACGGCTACGTCCGCCAGCAGGCCGACGCCCACGGCGCCTACTACGAGCTCACCGAGTCGGGCACGGCGTTGATCGCGATCGTGCGCGACTTCGTCGACCACCTCGAGCAATGGCGAATCCTGCTCGCCGACGGCTACCTCGCGGCATGA
- a CDS encoding alpha/beta hydrolase translates to MKLDAVLLWVHGGGWQHVDNVDVSVFERLGMTVKHAKYRLAPHHVWPAQLDDVRAEARAAREAGKPLVLAGNSSGAHLALHVGLRGVDEPGDVAAVLAFQAPVDPVSPDWPQPLGPRSSWTKLLGRVPAADDPETIASGVLPHVGGSTPVLVVHAFDDAIIPPSQAVRLADALIAAGHPTHVTITDGGHTDFDPGRADIAGTIARFLSVRLGGTN, encoded by the coding sequence ATGAAGCTTGACGCGGTACTGCTCTGGGTGCACGGCGGCGGTTGGCAGCACGTGGACAACGTGGATGTCAGCGTGTTCGAGCGGCTGGGCATGACGGTGAAACACGCGAAGTACCGGCTGGCCCCGCATCACGTGTGGCCGGCCCAGCTCGACGATGTGCGGGCCGAGGCCCGGGCCGCCCGTGAGGCCGGCAAGCCCCTGGTTCTCGCCGGCAACTCCTCCGGCGCGCACCTGGCCCTGCACGTCGGGCTGCGAGGGGTGGACGAGCCCGGGGACGTGGCCGCGGTACTGGCCTTTCAGGCCCCGGTCGATCCGGTCAGCCCGGACTGGCCGCAGCCGTTGGGCCCACGCAGTTCCTGGACGAAGCTGCTCGGCCGGGTGCCCGCTGCAGACGACCCGGAAACGATAGCGTCCGGGGTGCTGCCACATGTGGGCGGCAGCACGCCAGTGCTGGTGGTACACGCCTTCGACGACGCGATCATCCCGCCGAGCCAGGCAGTGCGGCTGGCGGACGCGCTCATCGCGGCCGGACATCCGACCCATGTCACGATCACCGACGGCGGGCACACCGACTTCGACCCGGGCCGGGCCGACATCGCCGGGACCATCGCCCGGTTCCTGTCAGTCCGACTCGGCGGGACCAACTGA
- a CDS encoding helix-turn-helix domain-containing protein — MDETFGELLRAHRHEAGLTQEGLAERSSLSAQAIGSLERGDRRFPRRETVLRLARALRLSPDQVSVLVAATTRRAAATPPPAPVEQRTWWVAPRQLPPRLPGFTGRADLLAAVSDHLMASAGVAVVAISGMGGAGKTSAAVEIAYRVADEFPDGHLFVDLGGDVRAGDTGPSVRLALAHLLSALDLGTGPVDDVEEASARYRSGVVGRRVLLVLDNAASTAQILPLLPTGAGSAVLVTSRRNLVSLPGARHEQLGMLSEAEGVDLLARIAGRRRVEAEPDAAAAVVHRCGGLPLAVHLVGARLATRPAWTVAHVAALLADEETRLDQLEAEDVAVRVSVGGSVNHLATSADPRDREAANAYPLLGLLEGPELDVAVVGHLFGLNERAAARVLDRLADMHLVEAREPGRYRIHDLLRAYVREALSTPSHDLARSAATIRLLEFYAAAAWRAQRLLYPLSVRSTWADDRWEATSPPFHDSGEAVQWLHREHMSFIPLLTRARADATVPQELLVRLAVPLFGYYVGRGLDEDWVRACEIARDAAQEGTDRSPKPSPSWTTESRQSAATGPVTGSPRESSWWSAATPGSSQRGTARDRRCA, encoded by the coding sequence GTGGACGAGACGTTCGGCGAACTCCTCCGCGCTCACCGCCACGAAGCGGGTCTCACCCAGGAGGGACTGGCGGAGCGTTCGTCACTCAGCGCGCAGGCCATCGGTTCCCTCGAACGCGGCGACCGGCGGTTCCCCCGCCGCGAGACGGTGCTGCGCCTCGCCCGCGCACTGCGCCTGTCCCCGGACCAGGTGTCCGTGTTGGTCGCCGCCACCACCCGCCGTGCAGCCGCCACCCCGCCGCCTGCCCCGGTAGAGCAGCGGACGTGGTGGGTCGCGCCACGGCAGCTGCCTCCCCGACTACCTGGCTTCACCGGTCGCGCGGACCTGCTCGCGGCCGTCAGCGACCACCTCATGGCATCGGCGGGAGTGGCGGTGGTGGCCATCTCCGGCATGGGCGGGGCGGGGAAGACCTCCGCGGCCGTGGAGATCGCATACCGGGTGGCCGACGAGTTCCCCGACGGGCATCTGTTCGTCGACCTCGGCGGGGACGTGCGCGCGGGCGACACCGGGCCGTCGGTGCGCCTGGCCTTGGCGCACCTCCTGAGCGCACTCGACCTCGGCACCGGACCCGTCGACGACGTCGAGGAGGCCTCAGCTCGCTACCGGTCAGGGGTGGTGGGACGGCGGGTGCTCCTCGTGTTGGACAACGCCGCGTCCACCGCCCAGATCCTGCCGCTGCTGCCGACGGGCGCCGGATCCGCCGTGTTGGTCACCAGCCGCCGCAACCTCGTGTCCCTGCCCGGCGCACGGCACGAGCAGCTCGGCATGCTGAGCGAGGCCGAAGGCGTCGACCTGCTCGCCCGGATCGCCGGCAGACGCCGCGTCGAGGCCGAGCCCGATGCCGCGGCGGCGGTCGTGCACCGATGTGGAGGACTGCCGCTGGCCGTACACCTCGTCGGGGCACGACTGGCGACGCGACCGGCATGGACGGTGGCCCACGTCGCTGCGCTGCTGGCCGACGAGGAGACCCGCCTCGACCAGTTGGAGGCCGAGGATGTGGCCGTCCGCGTCAGCGTGGGCGGCTCGGTCAACCACCTGGCCACCAGCGCCGACCCGCGCGACCGCGAGGCGGCAAACGCGTACCCACTGCTCGGCCTGCTGGAAGGCCCCGAACTAGACGTCGCCGTCGTCGGACACCTGTTCGGCCTGAACGAGCGCGCGGCCGCACGGGTGCTCGACAGGCTGGCGGACATGCACCTGGTCGAGGCGCGGGAACCCGGCCGATACCGGATCCACGACCTGCTGCGGGCGTACGTGCGAGAGGCCCTGTCCACGCCGTCGCACGACCTCGCGCGGAGCGCGGCGACGATCCGGCTCCTGGAGTTCTACGCCGCTGCGGCCTGGCGCGCCCAGCGGCTGCTGTACCCGCTCAGTGTTCGCTCGACGTGGGCCGACGACCGGTGGGAGGCGACGTCACCCCCGTTCCACGACTCCGGCGAAGCTGTGCAATGGCTGCACCGCGAACACATGTCCTTCATCCCCCTCCTAACGCGGGCCCGAGCCGACGCCACAGTGCCACAGGAGCTACTGGTGCGGCTCGCGGTGCCACTATTCGGCTACTACGTGGGCCGCGGCCTCGACGAGGACTGGGTCCGGGCGTGCGAGATCGCCCGCGACGCCGCGCAGGAGGGAACCGACCGGTCGCCGAAGCCCTCGCCCTCATGGACCACGGAATCGCGACAGTCAGCCGCGACCGGGCCGGTGACGGGCTCGCCGCGGGAATCAAGCTGGTGGAGTGCGGCCACTCCCGGTTCGTCGCAGCGGGGCACCGCGCGGGACAGGCGATGTGCCTGA
- a CDS encoding peptidase A24: protein MSNTEDAVAGAVCAAVGCGLLAWRLPTNRPSEMCVLAAWLVLAGVGLILAQIDLAVYRLPTPILAATAFVTTGLIGVTSFLTPDGRRLVTASVFGSLLYGGLYLAASWVSRAQVGLGDVRLAAILGVGLGALGPVPLTIGILAPYVLATPLAVALMLRGGTVVTSIPFGPFMVTAAVLAALQ from the coding sequence ATGTCAAACACCGAGGACGCCGTTGCGGGCGCGGTGTGCGCGGCGGTCGGATGCGGCCTGCTGGCGTGGCGGCTGCCAACCAACCGGCCGTCTGAAATGTGCGTCTTGGCGGCATGGCTCGTACTCGCCGGCGTGGGCCTGATCCTGGCGCAGATCGACCTCGCCGTATACCGCCTGCCCACCCCGATCCTTGCCGCGACAGCCTTCGTCACCACGGGGCTGATCGGGGTCACCTCTTTCCTGACCCCCGACGGCAGGCGGCTTGTCACCGCCTCGGTGTTCGGCAGCCTGCTGTACGGCGGGCTCTACCTGGCCGCGTCCTGGGTAAGCAGAGCTCAGGTCGGGCTGGGAGATGTACGGCTCGCCGCTATCCTTGGCGTAGGACTTGGCGCCCTCGGTCCCGTCCCGTTGACCATCGGCATCCTCGCCCCGTACGTGCTGGCCACGCCACTAGCTGTCGCGTTGATGCTTCGGGGCGGAACGGTGGTTACGAGCATTCCCTTTGGCCCGTTCATGGTCACAGCCGCCGTCCTGGCGGCGCTCCAATGA
- a CDS encoding VMAP-C domain-containing protein, translating to MLAVWLQHDTGGGDRPLRTGDGEPLGLDELPGKLSELLRELASASLEALGELTIEFVLPDELLSHPVDQWEVTPMGFSRELGMEYPVVVRSLERVRNSLTRGRWRRRWSWLQRNGAHDSAVQWLHLGAVDQASRSTNVRPKGLEPQPSDPKHSRSKMDLPPFDLWKRSSSRRIQALFSARVAPLLLPRLTHSALDNMSRHPSGVRVHRRAHVTQAQSHTPNNSGKSPIGVVQHVTRPATPN from the coding sequence CTGCTCGCGGTGTGGTTGCAGCACGACACCGGCGGCGGCGACCGGCCGCTGCGCACCGGGGACGGCGAGCCGCTGGGCCTCGACGAGCTGCCCGGCAAACTCAGCGAACTGCTCCGGGAGCTGGCGTCGGCGAGCCTGGAGGCGCTCGGCGAGCTGACCATCGAGTTCGTGCTGCCCGACGAGCTGCTCAGCCACCCGGTCGACCAGTGGGAGGTGACCCCGATGGGGTTCTCCCGGGAGCTGGGGATGGAGTACCCGGTGGTGGTCCGCAGCCTGGAGCGGGTCCGCAACTCCCTCACCCGGGGCCGGTGGAGGCGCCGCTGGTCGTGGCTGCAGCGCAACGGCGCGCACGACTCCGCCGTGCAGTGGCTGCACCTCGGAGCCGTCGACCAGGCCAGCAGGTCAACCAACGTGCGCCCGAAGGGGCTCGAACCCCAACCTTCTGATCCGAAGCATTCCAGGTCCAAAATGGACCTACCACCCTTTGACCTGTGGAAACGCAGCTCTTCACGTCGTATTCAAGCGCTGTTTTCGGCCCGCGTTGCTCCGTTGTTGCTCCCGCGCTTGACCCACTCCGCATTAGACAACATGAGCCGCCACCCATCGGGAGTCCGCGTCCACCGCAGAGCGCACGTCACGCAAGCTCAATCCCATACACCGAACAACTCGGGCAAATCGCCGATCGGGGTCGTGCAACACGTAACGCGGCCAGCGACCCCGAACTAA